From Panthera uncia isolate 11264 chromosome E1, Puncia_PCG_1.0, whole genome shotgun sequence, one genomic window encodes:
- the CE1H17orf80 gene encoding uncharacterized protein C17orf80 homolog isoform X2, giving the protein MEVCPYCKKPFKRLKSHLPHCKMIRPTVPTDHKACQSKLATRPHATSRKRPITDLNNTTERELETRSEKRNTKLVKDKPERTVKSFPLPAVGLERASNTKADEYLKNRVQCSLKMLKDTEPKVAFQGETKAQFYASQNTTPNKELPKDLPPSGESRSKLSETKASLPLGPVEPSSSNQDRKPSALPSDVQTTSPDLRLDKIDPPRQKLLVKLVGTANGDYRSSPMNLHHGIERVRTSLSSNETESKARDHLSEVSSDVRDPEIQEKRMESQFLNFKVSPLGEIHVRENQGEGLDLGVEARGSTGSAEKSVSVTDTQERAKNFSGGDSATEKKCRDEGPDLNSFTPRETTCGELLSVSQSYNQNLASLAVRFFQEEKAAACSPHRVPDVKVFTERSERAPLPHGPGCGPQASQPGCQQPSHSVLLHASDSPFSQVGVAGRKGLSSSLGLEWFPELYPGYLGLGVLPGKPQYWNAVAQKPQLISPQGERLSQGWVRCSTTVRSGAGGVTMLFAGYFVLWCSWSFRHLKLQRWRE; this is encoded by the coding sequence ATGGAAGTGTGTCCTTACTGTAAGAAGCCATTTAAACGATTAAAATCCCACTTGCCACACTGTAAGATGATAAGGCCGACTGTACCCACTGATCACAAAGCTTGTCAGTCCAAGCTGGCTACACGCCCACATGCTACAAGCAGGAAAAGACCAATCACAGATTTAAATAACACTacagagagagagttagagaccaggagtgaaaaaagaaataccaagttGGTAAAGGACAAACCAGAACGGACAGTGAAGTCTTTTCCACTACCGGCCGTTGGTTTAGAAAGAGCAAGTAACACAAAGGCAGATGAATACCTCAAGAATCGAGTTCAGTGCTCCCTCAAAATGCTAAAAGATACTGAACCAAAGGTTGCTTTCCAGggagaaaccaaggctcagtTTTATGCATCACAAAATACCACTCCTAACAAAGAACTTCCCAAAGATTTGCCTCCATCAGGGGAGAGTAGAAGTAAGCTTTCAGAAACCAAAGCATCTTTACCTCTTGGCCCAGTAGAACCTTCTTCATCAAATCAAGATAGAAAACCTTCAGCCTTACCCAGTGATGTACAGACCACTTCTCCTGATTTAAGATTGGACAAAATTGATCCCCCAAGACAGAAGCTTCTAGTAAAGTTAGTAGGTACAGCTAATGGTGATTATCGTAGTTCTCCCATGAATCTCCATCATGGGATTGAAAGAGTAAGAACGTCCTTGTCAAGCAATGAGACAGAGTCGAAGGCCAGGGACCACCTCTCAGAAGTCTCTAGTGATGTTAGAGACCCTGAGAttcaagaaaagagaatggaatcacaatttttaaattttaaagttagcCCATTAGGTGAAATCCACGTCAGGGAGAACCAAGGAGAAGGACTTGACCTTGGAGTGGAGGCACGTGGGAGCACAGGAAGTGCAGAGAAAAGTGTATCTGTGACAGACACGCAGGAACGGGCAAAGAACTTCAGTGGTGGTGATTCGGCCACAGAGAAGAAATGTCGAGACGAAGGTCCCGATTTAAATTCGTTCACTCCAAGGGAGACGACTTGCGGTGAGCTACTTTCTGTATCACAGTCGTATAATCAAAATCTGGCCTCTCTGGCTGTCCGATTTTTTCAAGAAGAGAAAGCAGCTGCCTGCAGTCCTCACCGAGTCCCTGATGTGAAGGTGTTCACAGAGCGTAGTGAGCGAGCTCCTCTGCCGCACGGACCCGGCTGTGGGCCCCAGGCGTCACAACCTGGGTGCCAGCAGCCTTCACATTCAGTCCTGCTCCACGCCTCTGACAGCCCCTTCAGTCAGGTGGGCGTTGCTGGCAGGAAGGGCCTCTCAAGCTCCCTGGGCCTGGAGTGGTTTCCAGAGCTCTATCCTGGTTATCTTGGACTGGGGGTGTTGCCAGGGAAGCCCCAGTATTGGAATGCAGTGGCCCAGAAGCCTCAGCTCATCAGTCCCCAGGGGGAGAGACTCTCACAAG